The Paenibacillus amylolyticus genome contains the following window.
ATTTAATTCCCATCTGGTCAGCAGCCACACTGCTGTCCCTCCTGTTTTGGAATAGAGGTATGTCATTCATGAGCGTAACCGAATCTCCTTGCTTGTAGGCCAACTGTGTTGATATGACTTGGGACTTGCCCCTAAGGCTTGTGGCGTTGTAACTGAAGCTTGTCCTCCAAGCACTACCATTTTGGAATCGAGCAACATCCATCCCGTCAACAGTACAGCTGATATTCCAGTCATGGTCATCCATTTGTACCCCATGCTCTGCCAGTCCGACCCCGTATTCACGCTCGTTCAACCCCATCCATTAGAAGTTATTTCCATATAGACGCTGCAAACAGGAAAAAGTTACCGTTTAACTCAATATATTTCTATCTTTCTCCCCGTATTACCTTACATCCACCATCGTAGCATGATAAGGAAAGGTAATCCCGATGTAATAAGCAACTGTTAGGGTGAGAATATAATAAAAAACAAACCACAGATCAGCTCGGGAATAGCCAATCTGAATGTAATACGTTCGGCTCGCCCCATCCGTAAATCCCTTCGCTTCCATCGCTACCGCCATTCGCTGTGCACGGCGAATGCTCTGTGCCAGCAGCGGAATAGCGTAACGCTTGAGTGTACCGTATACGTTCCAGCGAGAGCCGCGTCGCCGTGTCCCACGAATGCGAATCGCGTAGCGGAGCGTCTGGAATTCATCCAGCAAGATCGGGATCATGCGCATCGCGGCGAGAAAACTATAGGCATATTTGGCGGGAAGCTTCCACTGTTGCATTAGGGAATAAAAGAGACGTACCGGCTTGGTCGTAAGACCAAAGAGCAACCCGGCCGCTGCCATGCTTAGTGAGCGAAATCCCAGATGTAATCCGCGATAGAAGCTCTCTTCCGTAATGTGAATCAGTCCCCACTTATACCATGTGGTCTCGCCTTTACCAAACATCATCATACCTGTGGACGTGGAGATAAACACCAGGATGAATGGGGATGCGTACAAGATCAATCTGTACCACGGGTGTCCGGTCCAGCATAGTAATAGCATCATGGCTAATGCAACATTGGCCATGACATTCAGATTGTGAATAAGAATAACGATGACAAACATCACCGCCAGAATAATCATCTTCAATCCGGGATTGACGTTATGAAGCCAGGTTTCACGATGAGGAAACGACAGCTGCATCAGACAACCTCCCCTCATCTACCGTCCAGATTCGGGTGCAATATCTTTTTACAATTTCACGATCATGGGTAACCATCACGATAGCTGTTCCTTCACGCCGTAGCTGCTCCAGTTGTGCCAACATGGCGAATGTATTACGAGCATCCTGTCCGAATGTGGGTTCATCCAGCAACAGTATTCGCTGCTCTCTGACTAATGCCGACGCCACACTCAAACGTCGTTTCTGCCCCATTGATAATTGGTAGGGGTGGCGTTCGGACAAGTCGACGAGTCCAAATTGATTCAACATATGATCCGTCCTGGCGAGTCTTTCTTTCGCTGTAAGACTGCCTCCCAGCAATGAGAATTCCACTTCTTCCCCGACGGTGTTGGTCACAAATTGAAACTCCGGGTTCTGAAATACAAATGCAATCTGATCTGCAAGCTGTTCCGTTTTGCCAGAAGGCCGACTGTACACCTCATAATGACCTGTTGTTTTCAGGATTTTCATCAGAGATAACAGCAATGAACTCTTGCCAGCTCCATTCGCTCCGACAATCCCAACCCAATCCCCAGGCCATACTTTGGCTTGTTCAACCTGAATAAAGGGAATTTTCCCACGCCATCCGGTGAACTGCTGCAAGTCCAGTACAGGCCGATAAGCGGGTGACACAGACGATAAGCATGATACGTGAGGTATGGGGGATTTACCCGTTGTTTCGGATAAGCCAGACGAATGCTGTGCTTCCAGACTCCGAAAGCCCTGATTTTCACTGATTGGGTACGCTCCAAGCGTATTTTCCTTTTCTTCTTTGGTTGCCCTCTCCTGCTCATGCTCTTCCCACACGCCCGGATACCAGATTCCATACGCCTGCAACTTACTCCGTTCATCCGTAAATACCTGCTGTGCTGGTCCATCCGCCACGATCTTTCCTTCAGGTGATAACACAATGATGCGGTCAACCATATCCACAATCTCGTTTATTTTGTGTTCAACGATGATGATCGTTTTGTCACTGGCGATTCGTTTAACGGTGTCCCACACTTGGGAAGTACCCTCATCATCCAGCAGTGCCGTAGGTTCATCCAAAAACAATACCTCCGGGTCCATGGCAAGCATCGAAGCAATCGCAAGACGCTGCTTCATGCCCTGAGACATGGACTGGATCAATACACGATTCTGTTCCAGGAATAACCCCACTTGTTGCAGATAATATTCAATCAGCGCAGGCATCTTTTCACGCGAAATATTTCGATTTTCCAGAACAAATGCGATCTCCTCATCCGTATAGGACATACAGAATTGGGTATCCGGATCTTGAAAGACCACTCCTGCTTTGGCGGGAACCTGAATATCATCACATTTCATCGGAATTTCAACCGAACGTGGGATCAGACCGCTCAAGATTTGCAACAACGTCGACTTACCGGAGCCACTTGGGCCGAGCAACAGTACTTTCTCCCCTTGACGCACAGAAGAGACAAGCCTTGAAATACCAAGGCTTTCTCTCCCGGGAACTTGCATCTTAGATTCGTCACACTTACCGCTTGCGGAATCCCCTCTCCGCTCATCTAATCCAGCGCCTCATAATCCTGTTTGGATACCGGTCGGAGGGAGCGTGTTACACCGGTTAGTTCCAATGCTTTGGCGAGATAATATGCGAACACTCCTGCAATCAGGATGCTTCCGATAAAGCGGAATCCGATGAATAACGTAT
Protein-coding sequences here:
- a CDS encoding energy-coupling factor transporter transmembrane component T; its protein translation is MQLSFPHRETWLHNVNPGLKMIILAVMFVIVILIHNLNVMANVALAMMLLLCWTGHPWYRLILYASPFILVFISTSTGMMMFGKGETTWYKWGLIHITEESFYRGLHLGFRSLSMAAAGLLFGLTTKPVRLFYSLMQQWKLPAKYAYSFLAAMRMIPILLDEFQTLRYAIRIRGTRRRGSRWNVYGTLKRYAIPLLAQSIRRAQRMAVAMEAKGFTDGASRTYYIQIGYSRADLWFVFYYILTLTVAYYIGITFPYHATMVDVR
- a CDS encoding ABC transporter ATP-binding protein, producing the protein MLGPSGSGKSTLLQILSGLIPRSVEIPMKCDDIQVPAKAGVVFQDPDTQFCMSYTDEEIAFVLENRNISREKMPALIEYYLQQVGLFLEQNRVLIQSMSQGMKQRLAIASMLAMDPEVLFLDEPTALLDDEGTSQVWDTVKRIASDKTIIIVEHKINEIVDMVDRIIVLSPEGKIVADGPAQQVFTDERSKLQAYGIWYPGVWEEHEQERATKEEKENTLGAYPISENQGFRSLEAQHSSGLSETTGKSPIPHVSCLSSVSPAYRPVLDLQQFTGWRGKIPFIQVEQAKVWPGDWVGIVGANGAGKSSLLLSLMKILKTTGHYEVYSRPSGKTEQLADQIAFVFQNPEFQFVTNTVGEEVEFSLLGGSLTAKERLARTDHMLNQFGLVDLSERHPYQLSMGQKRRLSVASALVREQRILLLDEPTFGQDARNTFAMLAQLEQLRREGTAIVMVTHDREIVKRYCTRIWTVDEGRLSDAAVVSSS